The Pagrus major chromosome 1, Pma_NU_1.0 genome includes the window ATTCCGTCCTGGGAGAGGTACAGTTTGATGAAAGCATGGTATTTTCGGTTGATTAATTCCTTTTCTTCTCGTTGCCTTCCTCTTCCAGAAAGCATCCCTGGAAGGCACTTTAGCTGACACAAAGGCACGGTATGCAATGCAGCTCCAAGGTCTCCAGTGTCAGGTGACGAGCCTGGAGGAACAGCTGACGTGTCTGCATACTGACATAGAAAAGCAGAGCCAAGAGTACAAGATGCTGCTCGACATCAAGACACGGCTGGAGATGGAGATCGCCGAGTACAGGAGGCTGCTGGACGGAGAGGGCAGGTAATTTTCCCCGCAAAGAACAATTGTGTCTTTTCATCATAAACAATAACAAACTAGCTCTGTGAATTTAAGcattttatagatttttaaTACAAGCACTGTATTTCTGCCCCTCTACAGTCTCGCCAGTGGAACTGGTTCCTCCTCAAGATCTTCCAAAGTGGTAGTGGTCACAGAGGAACTGAGGAATGGAAAGTTGGTGTCCTCCTCATCGACCATCGCCTGATAGTCCGTTCCACGCAGCAACACAAGGGGCAGTACCTGAGGGTCACAAGCAACACATCTGAACCCAGTACTTCCTTCACATACGTGTGTGAATTCAATAAAAGCCTCTCTGTTTGCTCACTACCACTTTGTCCTGTTcgtttgtcttatttgtgtctTAATTCCAAATAATGTCATGATAGTGGCATTGTTTTGTCATAAACCAAAGATCTTATGGAATTACATGTTCATCTTTATCCTGACAAGAGTTACTTTAGGTATTTGGTATGTCTGAGATACAATTATTTAACTCCatgttatgtgtgtgtaaaagctGCCCAGAATAAAACCACAGAGAAATTGGAGCTGTGAAATATAGGGTTACTAATAGGCCAACAGATGTATGGGGGCACCATTCTGCAGAGGCTACACAGCGTTTTTCTCCAATAACTCAAGATtgaaaactaaaactgtcaCTATATAAGGTACCAATGCAGCCTTAATGCCTCACGTTAATAGTCCTGAGTTTGGGTCTACTTTCTTCAGCGGGTCCACAGTTGCATTTTGATGTAAGCATTAATTCAACTCAACTGGCAACTTGTCATGTGAGTTTCCTTTACATTTACCCAATGCATTCTGGGAGAGGCCCCAGCCTCAGTCTCTCCCAGTCCCTGATCAGTGAAATTGATTAAAGCTGCATCAACTAATGtttggccactagggggcagagCACGTTTGTGTTTTAAGAAATTGATACCAGATGGTGCCCGTTTGTCCAATGAAGGTTTATCTTTTatgagctattgaaaaatgaatgttaaaattTAAGGGTTTAATACTTCACAATATAAAGAGTAATGATCGACTGTGTTTCTACTTTGCTAAGTCCTGTCAATAGTTTCATAGActtctcttttataatggtggTCTACGGGGAAAATGCTTTCTGAATCAGGGAGGCTGACTTGCCACACCTTAAAAAGCTCTCTTAACACTGTACTTTCATCAGGCAGCGGGACTGTAAACGTAGCTGACAGACACAGTCAGAATACAGTGGTTGTTATGGTAGACATGTTGGCAAACAATGCTTTTGCAatcagcagagacagagcatcaTGATAATCCCATAGGAGCCATATAGCCACCTTATTAATGTCAATCCACTATCAATCtgccttttagctctgttttctCCATAAACCCTGATGACATATCTCAGTCTTTAGATTCTGGATGTTCTCAACGAGCTAGGGATTAATTTTCTACTGGTGCGGTACTATTTTGTtactttgtctgctgtttggtgctgggtaAGTAATGTACAATGGGTTTATCAGAGTGTATTTGCTATAAAGACGACTTGTTAGTGATAGTGgtgagaataaaaatataaaaaaaataaataaatatagcaTCATAACAATACAGAATTAACTAACTTCAATTCTGCAACTGCAATACAACAGAAAGAGACCCATTCTGTTTATgctttcaattcatttttgaCTGTTATAGACTAAaattcttatatatatattgcacctttaatataaattaatgcagctttatgaATAAGTTCAAGCTATTGTCTGACTATATCTGTTTTGTACTGGACAACAACATTCATTGTCCATCAGTGAGGGACAATAATAGAAATGTGTTATCTTCTGATCATTATGAAATTACAACACGCAAGAAAGTTTAATTCAACTGCAAGATCTTTATTGAGTTTTTCCAGTTTATCCCTCAATCTCATCCACGTCCACGTCAACAGTCTTGCTGCTCTCGACTACCCTTCCATCCACGACCGTCTCCACCACGGTAATGACCTTTGTGACcactgagagaaagaaatgaacaaCAATCATAAGCCAATCACAACAGTTAAAGTATCAGTTTAATGATAACATGAGAATTATagacatgaaatgaaaaattgcTTACCTTGTTTTGAACTGgtcatggagagaaaaaagaaagaagaaaacattagTCTGGAACATATCTACAGTCCATtgcctgttgttttttccccctctaaAATCTCTGAGCCCCCTTTCCCAGTAAGtgcttctctctcttcatgcCTCACCTCTCATCCTCTCCATCCAGCAGCCTCCTGTACTCTGCGATCTCCAGCTCCAGCCGGGTCTTGAGGTCCAGCAGCATGTCGTACTCCTGCTTGTTGCTGGCGATGTTGGCGTGGAGCTGGGACAGCTGAACTTCCAGGCTTGTGACCATGTTCTGGAGGCTTGCTAGCTGCGCAGAGTAGCGCGCCTGAGTCTCTGCCAGGGTGCCCTCCAAAGACGCTTTCTGTTGTGGTTGGAGAAGAAGGTGTTCGGTGAGTGACAGTCAGTGATTCAAATTCAGAGATGTCACTTCTTAACTGTAAATCTGCTGCAATGCGTGTTTGTtcaatgagaagattgataccactcacaTGTCTTTACACTAAATATTAATCTACTGCCAGAAGCTGTTTAGACTATAGCTTAGCATAAATCGTGAAATAATTAGCCTGCTAGGTCTAAAGGCAAACCGGGCTTTTCAAACTTCGTATTCTTATCTTAGGGCTATCCTTAGCCTTGCATTTGACCCTGGAGTAATGTAGCCCATTTCATACACACATTGCTAACCCAGGGTTAGCCTATAGCTGTATGAGTCACACTGTACTTATATTAGCCCAGGGTTAACACTAAATGTCCGCTGGAACACGCTACTAATGTTTACATTGTAAAATGACGGGTGACATCTCTAAAAGTAAATATTTCCCTTAAAAAATTACGAAACTTGAATCATACTAGCACCTTTTATCCCCATGTTTAGCTAACTTTCATGGGATAACCTCCAAACTCTCAGTTAACTCGCTTTGAAATGTGGCAAGATTTTGCCAGTGCGATAGCTGTCCTAGCTTGGGGCTAACAACTCCCTTAGCCTTGGGCAAAGTCAGTTCTAACAATGCTATTAGCTCTAGGCTAATTCAGTATGAAAACCCCTAAATTCACattatgtcttgtttgttttatctctTCCAAAAACTGAAAAGTGGTCTGAAGTATCTCCTGGCCAGGCGTAGTGATAATCAGAACGTTACATGAAGTCTGTATGCTAACGGCTAAGCCAAGCTAACTGgctgtagtttcatatttaaCTGTCACACATGAGAGCCGTATCAATCTCCTCGTGTAACTCTCAGGAAATTGAGTGAGCATATTGTCCAAAAGGATTAAACGAAACAGCGTCAAATCCAATAGATAACTAATCTTTATAGTTCATATATGGTGACATACCATGCTCAAATGGGACTGCAGTTCAATCTGCAGCCTCTGGACGGTGCTCTTCAGCTCCTTAATCTCTGTGCGGGTCGTCACCAgagtctctgtctgtgtgaccACATCCTGCTCCACCGCTGCGATCTGAGCagatcagaaaaacaacattagtttttttgtgttttttttacccaaCAATCATATAAGATTAATGGCATGCTAGCAAGAGAAATAAGCCCAAGCTTGGCAAAGTATTCTGAGCCGCTCTAACTTCTCACCTTGTTCTGGTACCACGCCTCGAGTTCCTTGCGGTTCTTGTTGATCGCGCCCTCGTAGTGATCCCTGATCTCTGTCATAACCTGGTTCAGGTCTGGAGCGGGAGAAGCATCCACGGCCACATTGACCTGTCCGCCCATCTGACTCCTGAGCAGAGCCATCTCCTGCGGGGGTCAAAGGACAACATCAGAGTCAGCTGCGGGAATAACTTCAactaatttatcatttttttagtATTACTACAAGAGTATCCAATGATTTCtttttgtactgtgttgcatGCATGATTTTGAACtgtttcagagtgtgtgtgagacaaacAGTGGCAATGAGCtaatggagggagagaagaataCAAGGAAGTGTGCAGAGGGAAGGGAGAAGGCGACAGACCTGTTTATGAAAACATTGGGAACGTGGGATTTCCTCAGTGTTAACACAGATAAGGCCGAGGTCGTGTGTGCAAATTCTGGCAGGCTTAGGCCACAATAGGTGCTAAGATGAATGGTGACAGCTTTGTCTCACGGTCAATAGCTGCAGTGTGTAGCTCCCTGCGGATGATACTGAGCAGTGTTGGATCAGTAACATACTGTCAGGTTATGTGCATACACACAGTGGGTGTTGGCTTGTGTGTAAGAATGTTTAAGAGGTGCTGACAGATGTAAACTCATCAGTTCTGCTGCTTGTTAAACTGCCACCAACGTGCTTTGGATTGGTTCAAATGGGTGCCCCACTAACTGTTCTCCATCTGTACTTGCTCACCTCTTCGTGATTCCTCTTGAGCATGATCAGCTCCTCCCTCAGGGACTCGTACTGACTCTCAAGGTCCATTTTGGTCCGGGTCATCTCGTCCAGCAACTTCTTCAGTCCAGCGATGTCTGCCTCCACAGCCATCCTCATGGCCAGCTCGGTCTCATACCTGAGGGGACAAACAGTTCAGGGAGGTTACAATAGAAGTTGTCAGTCAGGCACGACTTCACGCTTTGAGGCACATGTGAGGTTTCACTTATGTGGCAGGGCAGAGAGGGGCAGAGAATGCACTCACTTCATTTTGAAATCATCGGCAGCCAGTTTTGCGTTGTCGATGTCCAGGACTGTCTTGGCATTGAGCCGGGAGGCAATACGgatctgaggaggagagaaaacaggaaaaaaaagtcagaaaacatACAGTTTCATACAGTTTGACGACAGTATAGGATCCCCAAATCCACTGATAAGGGTTTCTTGTAGATTTTAAAAGATACATATATTCCCCGGTGGGCAGTGAGTCAAGCCAGCCACCAGCCCAAAGCATCGGTATTTGACGACTTGGAAATCTGAcccaacaatcaactatcttacatgTTCCACCCTTAgataataacataaaaatatatgatATCATATATGATATCAtatatatcaacatttttaaaagaaaggaaTGCATCTAAAGCTTGTGCAAAGTTCATGCAATGCACATTCTTGGCAGCTGTAACGTTAACCGACACTGCTTCCTTTCGTAATCGTCGCTCTAACTCTGAACACTGTTGGCCGGATGTGATTCTAAGTAGGAATGATTCTGGTATGACAATCACGATAATCTCTCCTCACTGCTCTGTTTGTGGTATGTGCTTCCTGATAGATGGCCTACATCTACGGTCTGTCAATGATGGGTTTCCTGGTTcttttacatacagtacataccaACAGATACATAACCCCCGTccccacacactcacagtgaTTGTTAACTTGATTGTGATTGTTAAGAGGAAgttaacagaaaaacactgaaacacacatgtctcctcttcctcttacCTTGTCCTTCAGGTCCTCGATGATGGCGAAGTAGTGGGTGTAGTCGTGGCAGATGACAGTCCTCTTCTCGTACCACTCTCTGATCTGCCTCTCCAGGCGGTCGTTCTCCTTCTCCAGGGTGCGCACCTTCTCCAGGTAGGTGGACAGACGGTCGTTCAGGTTCTGCATGGTGGCCTTCTCGTTGGCCCCGACGTGGAGGTCCAGGCCATCAGAGAGGTTGAAGCCTCCGGATGATGATGGTGCGTAGCTCATCTGGGCTGAGGAGATGCGGGTGCCACGACCACCTGCTCCACCGTAGACACTCAAGGTCCTCTGACCATAGGATCTGCTGCTAAAAGACATGTTGAGAGGTCTGGATCTGGATCAGGTAGGATTACTGGAGTTGATCTGCAGTTGAAAGCATCACTTTAGTGTCCATGGTTATATAGTTGCCAAAGTGGGAAGGGCTAAGATGGCAAGATGAAAGAGAAGAATGCAGTTAGAAGGCTACCCCCCTACTCCTCTATGCAATCTTTCAATCAGCACGGGTGTGATGACTGCTGGGTGGGTGTTCGTCTGCCTTTTTTCAGGTCGAACTTGCAATTCCACATTTTATGGTTTCTCGTCCTCAGGACATTCTTTGAATActcttcagtttgtttgtttccacacTCCTGAACATGAAGCAGTTCGTAATCACAGCCTTCCTTGTGTGGTTAAGAGACACATATAGTTTCAAATAATGTGTTCCTATAAAAGAAACTGCCACGTGtagattgtttttattttattttttaatattcacTCATAGCGGTGACAGAAGTGACACATACCAGTGACAATTTCACCTCAGTGAAACTTGGGGCCAAAGGTTAAAGGCAAGGCATTTCTGAGACAGCCAAGgttatttttgtcatgttaGCTTCGAGGCAAGATGTTCAAGACTCTGTTGATTAACATTCATACAATAtaactatattatattatatttttaatagaCACAGCGGTTCTACATGGCCAAACAAGAATCTACTCAAATTAAGCACAGaggcaagaaaaaacaaaaaaggaaagtaAGCAGAACATGTTGTGCTGCGTCTACATGTGCCAACACGTATGAGATATAAACTTAAACATACACTGCTTTCATTCTTGAAGGTAAGCCTTagacaaaaactgaacaaagtcaaacatgtcCTTTAATCTACATTCATCTTTCATGTCAAACAGGAGAAGCTGAACACAAAGATCATGTTGGAGTGATCACGCTGACATATTGCTCTGGATGGTACATGTGCTTCATGACACATTCTCATTCTCGTTTACTCGTTTCTTCTTCGTCCATTTTTGTCAAGCCACAGACCACAGTTTGAGACAGCGTTTTAATTTGTAAGCAGAATTACCAGTGATTATATGTGATGAGATGTGGActccaaaacctaaccagact containing:
- the krt98 gene encoding keratin 98; its protein translation is MSFSSRSYGQRTLSVYGGAGGRGTRISSAQMSYAPSSSGGFNLSDGLDLHVGANEKATMQNLNDRLSTYLEKVRTLEKENDRLERQIREWYEKRTVICHDYTHYFAIIEDLKDKIRIASRLNAKTVLDIDNAKLAADDFKMKYETELAMRMAVEADIAGLKKLLDEMTRTKMDLESQYESLREELIMLKRNHEEEMALLRSQMGGQVNVAVDASPAPDLNQVMTEIRDHYEGAINKNRKELEAWYQNKIAAVEQDVVTQTETLVTTRTEIKELKSTVQRLQIELQSHLSMKASLEGTLAETQARYSAQLASLQNMVTSLEVQLSQLHANIASNKQEYDMLLDLKTRLELEIAEYRRLLDGEDER